A stretch of the Pedobacter sp. MC2016-14 genome encodes the following:
- a CDS encoding NADH-quinone oxidoreductase subunit B, translating to MSDINIVDAPPGIEGSGFFATSLDKVIGLARSHSMWPLPFATSCCGIEFMATMGSHYDFGRFGSERLSFSPRQADLLMVMGTIAKKMSPVLKQVYLQMAEPRWVMAVGACASSGGIFDTYSVLQGIDEIIPVDVYVPGCPPRPEAILDGFGKIQELVKNESGRRRESEQYKEMLASYGIL from the coding sequence ATGAGTGACATCAACATTGTAGACGCGCCGCCAGGAATTGAGGGATCTGGCTTTTTCGCCACTTCTTTAGATAAAGTGATAGGTCTGGCACGTTCTCATTCTATGTGGCCCCTGCCATTTGCAACTTCATGTTGTGGGATTGAATTTATGGCTACCATGGGTTCTCATTATGACTTTGGACGTTTTGGTTCTGAGCGTTTAAGCTTTTCTCCACGTCAGGCGGATTTGCTGATGGTGATGGGTACGATTGCTAAGAAAATGAGCCCGGTTTTGAAGCAGGTTTACCTGCAGATGGCTGAGCCCCGCTGGGTAATGGCGGTTGGTGCCTGTGCTTCAAGTGGCGGTATATTTGATACCTATTCTGTATTGCAGGGTATAGATGAAATTATCCCTGTTGACGTATATGTGCCAGGTTGTCCTCCGCGACCAGAAGCTATTTTAGATGGCTTTGGTAAAATACAGGAACTTGTTAAAAACGAGTCTGGCAGAAGACGCGAGTCTGAGCAGTATAAAGAAATGTTGGCTTCATACGGAATATTATAA
- a CDS encoding NADH-quinone oxidoreductase subunit C, whose protein sequence is MAEVTNHDLTELLSARFGEKITNVQEPYGLLTIETTKDVITEVLRFLKEDGQANFNFLTDITAVHYPEKKHGIAVVYHLHSMVKRIRIRVKVFIDQHQPTIPTATSLWKGANWMERETYDLFGVKFEGHPDLRRILNMDDLGVHPMLKQYPLEDPNRVDKKDEYFGR, encoded by the coding sequence ATGGCAGAAGTGACTAATCATGATCTGACTGAATTACTAAGTGCCCGGTTTGGCGAAAAAATAACCAATGTACAGGAGCCTTACGGCTTGCTTACCATAGAAACAACTAAAGACGTAATCACGGAGGTGTTGAGGTTTTTAAAAGAAGATGGGCAGGCAAATTTTAACTTCCTTACAGATATTACTGCGGTTCACTATCCGGAGAAAAAACATGGTATTGCGGTGGTTTACCATTTGCATAGCATGGTAAAACGAATCCGCATCAGGGTTAAGGTATTTATAGACCAACATCAGCCTACCATACCAACAGCTACATCTTTATGGAAAGGTGCAAACTGGATGGAGCGGGAAACCTACGATCTGTTTGGGGTGAAATTTGAAGGTCACCCGGATTTGAGAAGAATACTGAACATGGACGACCTTGGTGTACACCCCATGTTGAAACAATATCCTTTGGAAGATCCAAACAGAGTTGATAAAAAAGACGAATACTTTGGTAGATAA
- a CDS encoding NADH-quinone oxidoreductase subunit D, with the protein MNNQPVYTDNDPQSELVTLNLGPTHPATHGVFQNVIQLDGERIVSGVSTIGYIHRAFEKIAEHRPFYQITPLTDRLNYCSSPINNMGWHMTVEKLLNIKMPKRVDYLRVIIMELARISDHIICNTIIAQDTGATTTFLYLFQYREHIYEIYEEICGARLTTNIGRIGGFERDFNDIAFAKINKFLKEFPVALREFESLLNRNRIFIDRTAGVACVTPEDALSYGWTGPLLRATGVDYDVRVSEPYASYEDFDFEVPVGTSGDIYDRYLVRNEEMWQSVSIIEQAMEKLKHEPAGIFHADVPEFYLPAKEEVYNNMEALIYHFKIVMGEIDAPKAEVYHAVEGGNGELGFYLINDGGRTPYRLHFRRPSFINYQMFAPMSKGMLLSDAIINMSSMNIIAGELDA; encoded by the coding sequence ATGAACAATCAGCCGGTATATACAGATAACGATCCTCAGAGTGAGCTGGTAACCTTAAACTTAGGCCCAACACACCCTGCAACGCACGGGGTATTTCAGAATGTCATCCAACTGGATGGAGAGCGCATCGTAAGTGGTGTTTCTACCATTGGATATATCCACCGTGCATTTGAAAAGATAGCAGAACACCGCCCTTTCTACCAAATAACACCCTTAACAGACCGTTTAAACTACTGTTCCTCGCCCATAAATAATATGGGTTGGCACATGACGGTGGAAAAACTGTTGAACATTAAGATGCCTAAGCGCGTAGATTACCTTCGGGTAATTATTATGGAGCTGGCACGTATTTCTGACCATATTATCTGCAATACGATTATTGCGCAGGATACAGGTGCTACGACCACATTTTTGTACTTGTTTCAGTACAGAGAGCACATTTACGAGATTTACGAAGAGATTTGTGGTGCGCGCTTAACGACTAACATTGGTCGTATAGGTGGTTTTGAACGTGATTTTAATGACATTGCCTTCGCTAAGATTAATAAATTTCTGAAGGAGTTTCCTGTTGCACTGCGCGAATTTGAAAGTTTGCTGAACCGCAACCGGATTTTTATTGACCGTACTGCGGGCGTAGCTTGTGTAACGCCTGAAGATGCGCTTAGTTATGGATGGACCGGTCCGCTGTTGCGTGCTACTGGTGTAGACTATGATGTACGTGTAAGTGAGCCTTATGCTTCTTATGAAGATTTTGATTTTGAGGTTCCTGTAGGTACAAGCGGCGACATTTATGACCGTTACCTGGTTAGGAACGAAGAAATGTGGCAGAGTGTAAGCATTATTGAGCAGGCAATGGAGAAATTAAAACATGAACCTGCAGGAATTTTCCACGCTGATGTGCCTGAGTTTTATTTGCCGGCTAAAGAGGAAGTATACAATAATATGGAAGCATTGATCTATCACTTTAAAATTGTGATGGGCGAAATTGATGCGCCGAAAGCTGAAGTTTACCATGCTGTTGAAGGTGGAAATGGCGAGCTTGGTTTTTATTTAATTAATGATGGTGGCCGGACGCCTTACCGTTTGCACTTTAGACGGCCAAGTTTTATAAATTATCAAATGTTTGCTCCGATGAGTAAAGGCATGTTGTTATCTGATGCCATTATCAATATGAGTAGCATGAACATTATTGCAGGAGAATTAGATGCTTAA
- the nuoE gene encoding NAD(P)H-dependent oxidoreductase subunit E gives MLKVEEQQPVEFSSALLEKFDELVKRYPEGKQKSALLPVLHETQAELGWLSPAAMDKVAAYLDILPIEVYEVASFYTMYFLKPQGKYMLEVCRTGPCCLVGAEKLMGHIEKTLGVKEGEVTADGLFSWRGVECLAACGFGPVLQIGPEYTFYENLDEQKVDKLIEDLRNK, from the coding sequence ATGCTTAAAGTAGAGGAACAACAACCTGTGGAATTTTCATCGGCTTTACTTGAAAAGTTTGATGAACTGGTTAAGAGATACCCTGAGGGAAAACAGAAATCGGCATTGTTGCCTGTATTGCACGAAACCCAGGCTGAGTTGGGCTGGTTGAGCCCTGCGGCAATGGACAAAGTTGCAGCTTACCTGGATATCCTTCCTATAGAAGTTTACGAAGTGGCTTCTTTTTATACCATGTACTTTTTAAAACCACAGGGTAAATATATGCTTGAGGTATGCCGTACCGGGCCATGTTGCCTGGTGGGTGCCGAAAAGTTAATGGGACATATCGAAAAAACGCTTGGTGTTAAAGAAGGTGAAGTAACGGCAGATGGTTTATTTAGCTGGAGAGGGGTGGAATGCCTTGCTGCATGTGGTTTTGGCCCGGTTTTGCAAATTGGCCCGGAATACACATTTTACGAGAACCTTGACGAGCAGAAGGTAGATAAATTGATAGAAGACTTACGCAATAAATAA
- the nuoF gene encoding NADH-quinone oxidoreductase subunit NuoF, giving the protein MGRKLLLEHINVPGINTLEVYRQKGGYRSVEKALKMTPEEIVEEVKKSGLRGRGGAGFPTGMKWSFLAKPEGVPRYLVCNADESEPGTFKDRYLMTYIPHALIEGMIVSSFALGAKTSYIYVRGEMMPQIRILERAIAEAKNAGFLGKNILGTGYDLELYVQPGGGAYICGEETALLESLEGKRGNPRIKPPFPAIAGLYGCPTVVNNVESIAAVVPIINDGGDEYAKIGIGRSTGTKLISASGNLVRPGVYEIELGLPVEEFIYSDEYCGGIANGKRLKATVAGGSSVPVLPANLTLKLANGDPRLMSYESLSEGGFATGTMMGSGGFIAFDEDQCMVRNTWNFSRFYHHESCGQCSPCREGTGWMEKVLHRLEYGHGKMSDIDLLVDVSKKIEGNTICPLGDAAAWPVASAIRHFRDEFEWHVKEPLKSLDTNYGLANYAEPIAKAAITTEN; this is encoded by the coding sequence ATGGGACGTAAACTATTATTAGAACATATTAACGTACCAGGCATAAATACACTGGAGGTTTATCGCCAAAAAGGTGGCTACCGGTCTGTAGAAAAGGCTTTGAAAATGACTCCGGAAGAAATTGTGGAGGAAGTTAAGAAGTCTGGATTACGTGGAAGAGGTGGTGCTGGTTTCCCTACAGGAATGAAGTGGAGCTTTTTAGCTAAACCTGAAGGTGTACCTCGTTACCTGGTTTGTAATGCTGATGAATCCGAGCCCGGAACTTTTAAAGACCGGTACTTAATGACCTATATTCCTCATGCTTTAATTGAGGGGATGATTGTATCTAGTTTTGCACTGGGTGCGAAGACATCATACATTTACGTTCGTGGTGAAATGATGCCACAAATCCGCATTTTAGAAAGAGCAATAGCAGAAGCTAAAAACGCAGGGTTTTTGGGCAAAAATATATTGGGTACAGGTTATGACCTGGAATTGTACGTTCAGCCTGGAGGCGGGGCTTACATTTGTGGTGAAGAAACCGCCCTGTTGGAATCATTGGAAGGCAAAAGGGGTAACCCAAGGATTAAACCGCCATTTCCTGCAATTGCAGGTTTGTATGGCTGCCCTACAGTGGTAAACAATGTTGAATCTATTGCTGCAGTTGTGCCTATTATTAACGATGGTGGCGATGAGTATGCAAAGATTGGAATTGGAAGAAGTACGGGTACAAAATTGATCTCTGCATCTGGTAATTTAGTTAGACCTGGTGTGTATGAAATTGAGTTGGGCTTACCGGTGGAAGAGTTTATCTATTCTGATGAATATTGTGGCGGTATCGCAAATGGAAAGCGACTGAAGGCAACTGTTGCCGGCGGTTCTTCTGTGCCTGTTCTTCCAGCTAACTTAACCTTGAAACTGGCCAATGGTGATCCGAGGTTAATGAGCTATGAATCTTTATCTGAAGGAGGATTTGCTACTGGAACGATGATGGGATCCGGTGGTTTTATTGCCTTTGATGAAGATCAGTGTATGGTAAGAAATACCTGGAATTTTTCACGTTTTTATCATCATGAGAGCTGTGGACAATGCTCCCCATGCCGGGAAGGTACTGGCTGGATGGAAAAGGTTTTACACAGACTTGAATACGGACACGGGAAAATGAGTGACATTGATTTGCTTGTTGACGTATCCAAAAAGATTGAGGGGAATACCATTTGTCCGCTGGGTGATGCCGCGGCATGGCCTGTTGCCAGTGCGATCAGACACTTCAGGGATGAATTTGAATGGCATGTAAAAGAGCCTTTAAAAAGCCTTGATACAAATTATGGTTTGGCTAATTATGCAGAACCTATTGCTAAAGCAGCAATTACTACAGAAAATTAA
- a CDS encoding 2Fe-2S iron-sulfur cluster-binding protein codes for MSDKVKVTIDGISVEVAPGTSILNAARQIGGDIVPPAMCYYSKLEGSGGKCRTCIVKVSKGSEKDPRPMPKLVASCRTTVMDGMEVQNITSPEVLEARAGVVEILLINHPLDCPVCDQAGECDLQNLGYEHGLQKTRYEFERRTFERIDIGDKIQLHMNRCILCYRCVFTADQITNKRVHGILNRGDHSEISTYIQTAVENDFSGNVIDVCPVGALTDKTFRFKNRVWFTKPIDAHRDCPTCSGKVTLWYKGEDVLRVTARKDIYGEVEEFICNTCRFDKKKTADWMIEHPTHISDASVIASNHYETMKPLPVIQENERLKLANRIELEKTSKF; via the coding sequence ATGAGTGATAAAGTTAAGGTAACCATAGACGGGATAAGTGTTGAAGTAGCACCCGGTACGTCGATTCTAAATGCCGCGAGACAAATAGGTGGAGACATTGTGCCTCCTGCTATGTGCTATTATTCCAAACTGGAAGGTAGTGGTGGAAAGTGTCGTACCTGTATCGTAAAAGTGAGTAAAGGTTCTGAGAAGGACCCGAGGCCAATGCCTAAATTGGTTGCTTCTTGCCGTACCACCGTTATGGATGGCATGGAAGTGCAGAATATTACTTCACCGGAGGTTTTGGAAGCGAGAGCTGGTGTGGTAGAAATACTGCTCATTAACCACCCTCTGGACTGTCCGGTTTGTGACCAGGCGGGTGAATGCGATTTGCAAAACCTGGGTTATGAGCACGGTTTACAAAAAACAAGATATGAATTTGAACGCCGTACATTTGAACGGATAGACATAGGAGATAAGATTCAGCTGCACATGAACAGGTGCATTTTATGTTACCGTTGTGTATTTACTGCTGATCAGATTACGAATAAGCGCGTGCACGGGATCTTAAACCGTGGAGATCATTCGGAAATTTCTACCTATATCCAAACTGCTGTAGAGAATGATTTCTCTGGAAATGTGATTGACGTTTGCCCGGTTGGCGCATTAACTGATAAAACCTTCCGCTTTAAAAACAGGGTTTGGTTTACCAAGCCTATTGACGCGCACAGAGATTGCCCTACCTGCAGTGGTAAGGTAACTTTATGGTACAAGGGCGAAGACGTGTTAAGGGTTACGGCACGTAAAGATATTTATGGTGAGGTAGAGGAGTTTATCTGCAACACTTGTCGTTTTGACAAAAAGAAGACTGCTGACTGGATGATTGAACATCCTACACACATTAGTGATGCTTCTGTAATTGCATCAAACCACTACGAGACGATGAAGCCCCTGCCTGTAATTCAGGAAAATGAGCGTTTGAAATTGGCGAACAGGATTGAACTTGAAAAAACCAGTAAATTCTAA
- the nuoH gene encoding NADH-quinone oxidoreductase subunit NuoH, with the protein MEIAFVIEKFVLVAIIFGISLVIAMYSTYAERKVAAFLQDRLGPDRAGPFGILQPLADGLKMFMKEEIVPTNSSKWLFMVGPGLAMLTACIGTAVIPWGSPIAIGDRIIPLQVTDINVGVLYIFGVVSLGVYGVMIGGWASNNKYSLLSAIRAASQNISYEIAMGLSVIALLLVTNSMSLKEIVEQQHGWHWNVLYQPLGFIIFIVCSFAETNRAPFDLPECETELIGGYHTEYSSMKLGFYLFAEYINMFVSSAVMATLYWGGYNYPGMDWVLTQVGPTIAPVIGVIVLFAKIFAFIFFFMWVRWTIPRFRYDQLMHLGWKMLIPLAIANVIITGLVIAYFEKF; encoded by the coding sequence ATGGAAATAGCATTTGTTATAGAAAAGTTTGTTTTAGTTGCCATTATATTTGGGATTAGCCTGGTGATAGCCATGTATTCTACCTATGCGGAAAGAAAAGTGGCGGCATTTTTACAAGATAGGTTAGGGCCGGACCGCGCTGGTCCTTTTGGTATTTTGCAGCCGCTTGCTGATGGTTTGAAGATGTTCATGAAGGAAGAAATTGTTCCCACAAATTCAAGCAAATGGCTTTTTATGGTTGGGCCGGGCCTTGCCATGCTTACCGCCTGTATCGGTACTGCCGTGATTCCCTGGGGAAGCCCTATTGCTATTGGCGACAGGATTATTCCTTTGCAGGTTACTGACATCAATGTGGGTGTACTCTATATTTTTGGGGTGGTGTCTTTAGGCGTTTACGGTGTAATGATTGGTGGATGGGCTTCAAACAATAAATATTCATTATTGAGCGCTATTCGTGCGGCTTCGCAAAATATCAGTTATGAAATTGCCATGGGGCTTTCTGTAATTGCTTTATTGCTGGTTACGAACTCCATGAGCTTGAAGGAAATTGTGGAGCAGCAGCATGGATGGCACTGGAACGTATTGTACCAGCCACTTGGTTTTATCATTTTTATAGTTTGTTCATTTGCGGAAACCAATAGGGCACCTTTTGATTTACCGGAGTGTGAGACTGAGCTGATTGGTGGTTATCATACAGAGTATTCCTCTATGAAACTAGGTTTTTACCTGTTTGCTGAATACATCAATATGTTTGTCTCATCAGCAGTTATGGCAACTCTTTATTGGGGAGGTTACAATTATCCGGGTATGGATTGGGTACTTACCCAGGTTGGGCCTACTATAGCACCGGTAATTGGGGTAATTGTATTATTTGCTAAGATATTTGCATTCATCTTTTTCTTTATGTGGGTGCGCTGGACAATTCCACGTTTCCGCTACGATCAACTGATGCATTTGGGTTGGAAAATGCTGATTCCGCTGGCTATAGCAAATGTGATCATAACAGGTTTGGTAATTGCATATTTTGAGAAATTTTAA
- a CDS encoding NADH-quinone oxidoreductase subunit I — protein MEPLTNKKKVLAQKPLTFAERMYLPAIAKGLTITMSHFFKKQATIRYPEEEREFSTNFRGMHSLKRDEEGRERCTACGLCALSCPAEAITMIAAERKPEEKAIYREEKYAAVYEINMLRCIFCGLCEEACPKEAIYLDGPIVPADYLRKDFIYGKDKLVEAPLEQK, from the coding sequence ATGGAACCACTAACCAATAAAAAGAAAGTATTAGCGCAGAAACCGCTAACGTTTGCAGAGCGCATGTACTTGCCTGCCATTGCAAAAGGTCTGACCATTACGATGAGCCACTTTTTTAAAAAGCAGGCCACCATCAGGTATCCGGAGGAAGAGCGTGAATTCTCTACTAACTTTAGGGGAATGCATTCCCTGAAGCGTGATGAGGAAGGAAGAGAAAGGTGTACTGCTTGTGGACTATGTGCCTTATCCTGCCCTGCTGAAGCGATTACCATGATTGCAGCGGAACGTAAACCTGAAGAGAAAGCAATTTACCGCGAGGAGAAATATGCGGCCGTTTACGAGATCAATATGTTACGCTGTATTTTTTGCGGACTATGCGAGGAGGCTTGCCCTAAAGAGGCAATTTATCTTGATGGACCAATTGTGCCAGCAGATTATTTACGTAAGGATTTTATTTACGGCAAGGATAAACTGGTGGAAGCGCCGTTAGAGCAAAAATAA
- a CDS encoding NADH-quinone oxidoreductase subunit J produces MGTSVFYLVATLSIFFSLMVIFSKNPVHSVLYLIITFFTFTVHYILLNAQFLAVVNFIVYMGAIMVLFLFVLMLLNLNKENEPLKSGLVKVLGIVAGCCLLVTLVGALKATSISSPLILKNPNLGLVKNLGKELFGPFMLPFELSSILLLTAMVGAVLLTKKEKV; encoded by the coding sequence ATGGGTACATCGGTATTCTATTTGGTAGCAACGTTGAGCATCTTCTTTTCACTGATGGTTATTTTTTCAAAAAACCCGGTGCATAGTGTGTTGTATTTGATTATCACGTTTTTCACGTTTACAGTACACTACATTTTGCTGAACGCGCAATTTTTAGCAGTGGTTAACTTCATTGTTTACATGGGGGCCATCATGGTGCTCTTTCTGTTTGTGCTTATGCTACTGAACCTGAACAAAGAGAATGAGCCTTTAAAATCGGGATTGGTAAAGGTACTGGGTATTGTGGCAGGTTGCTGTTTACTTGTTACCCTTGTAGGTGCCTTAAAAGCAACTTCTATCTCAAGCCCGCTGATCTTAAAAAATCCAAACCTGGGTCTGGTTAAAAATTTAGGTAAGGAATTATTCGGGCCGTTTATGCTGCCCTTTGAACTGTCTTCTATTCTGTTGCTTACGGCAATGGTGGGCGCAGTATTGTTAACTAAAAAAGAGAAAGTATAA
- the nuoK gene encoding NADH-quinone oxidoreductase subunit NuoK: MNTLSQELQSVPLDHYILLSAIIFTIGVVGVLTRRNAIVIFMSVELMLNAVNLLLTAFSVHNNDPSGQVFVFFIMALAAAEVAVGLSIIVMVFRNTNSTDVNVLNRLKW; this comes from the coding sequence ATGAATACGCTAAGCCAGGAACTTCAGAGTGTACCGCTGGACCATTACATTTTGTTGAGTGCTATTATTTTTACAATTGGTGTAGTTGGGGTGCTTACCCGTAGAAATGCTATTGTGATATTTATGTCGGTAGAGCTGATGCTGAATGCCGTAAACTTGCTGTTGACAGCCTTTTCAGTGCACAATAACGATCCTTCGGGCCAGGTGTTTGTGTTTTTTATCATGGCCCTGGCTGCCGCTGAGGTTGCCGTAGGCTTGAGTATCATTGTGATGGTATTTAGAAATACCAACTCTACAGATGTTAATGTATTGAATCGCCTTAAGTGGTAA
- the nuoL gene encoding NADH-quinone oxidoreductase subunit L, translating into MIDLVWLVPLIPLLGFVINGLGRNTLSKSVIGFIGSGVIFVSFAISVAIFFELGADANKSHEIFLFDWISAGALHIPLAFLADPLSSIMLLIITGVGFLIHIYSIGYMHDDEGFGKFFSYLNLFIFFMLLLVLGSNYIVMFIGWEGVGLCSYLLIGFWFTNASYASAAKKAFVMNRIGDLGFLLGVFLLFTTFGSVEFSKIFPQAANMMPGNTTIALIALLLFIGACGKSAQLPLFTWLPDAMAGPTPVSALIHAATMVTAGIYMIARSNVLFDLAPMVQHVIAIVGLATAVVGALIAITQTDIKKVLAYSTVSQLGYMFLGLGVGAYDGAFFHVITHAFFKALLFLCAGSVIHALHHEQDMRHMGGLRKKLPVTFATMLIGTLAISGIPPLSGFFSKDEILAHVYEHNQIMWAVAVFTAFLTAFYMFRMLFLTFYGTYRGTHHAEEKIHESPKTLTIPLIVLAVLSTIGGLMGVPEVLGGNHWLSHWLSPVIHHHAEAGDHATEYMLMAVSVIGVLISITFAYVKYGKNGHVPVADEGKRPALASWSYHKFYIDELYDFIIRKPLDAFSTFFYKIVDRKIIDGIVNGFGWSATEASKGLRLVQSGNVGFYIFMMVVGIVSLLLYTYLSL; encoded by the coding sequence ATCATAGATTTAGTTTGGCTGGTTCCGTTAATCCCTCTTCTTGGCTTTGTAATTAATGGCCTTGGGAGAAATACATTGTCGAAAAGCGTTATCGGCTTTATAGGAAGCGGCGTCATATTCGTTTCGTTTGCCATAAGTGTTGCTATATTTTTTGAGTTGGGTGCTGATGCCAATAAATCACACGAGATCTTTTTGTTCGACTGGATTAGTGCTGGGGCATTACACATTCCGCTTGCTTTTCTTGCAGACCCGCTAAGCAGCATTATGCTGTTGATTATTACAGGTGTAGGTTTTCTGATCCACATTTATTCTATTGGATATATGCACGATGATGAGGGCTTCGGTAAGTTTTTTAGCTACCTGAACCTCTTTATCTTTTTCATGTTATTGCTGGTTTTAGGCTCTAACTACATCGTAATGTTTATTGGCTGGGAAGGTGTAGGTTTATGTTCTTACCTGTTAATCGGTTTCTGGTTTACAAATGCAAGTTATGCTTCAGCTGCTAAAAAAGCATTTGTAATGAACAGAATTGGGGACCTTGGGTTTTTGCTTGGTGTCTTTTTATTGTTTACGACCTTTGGTAGTGTAGAATTTAGTAAGATCTTTCCTCAGGCAGCTAACATGATGCCGGGAAACACCACAATTGCTTTAATTGCGCTGTTGTTATTTATTGGTGCCTGCGGTAAATCTGCACAGCTGCCATTATTTACCTGGTTGCCGGATGCGATGGCGGGACCAACACCGGTATCCGCATTGATCCATGCTGCTACCATGGTTACCGCTGGAATTTATATGATTGCGCGTTCTAATGTATTATTTGACCTGGCTCCAATGGTACAACATGTGATTGCCATTGTTGGATTGGCTACAGCAGTTGTAGGTGCGTTAATTGCCATTACGCAAACAGACATTAAAAAAGTACTTGCCTATTCTACCGTATCACAATTGGGTTATATGTTTTTGGGTTTAGGTGTGGGTGCTTATGATGGCGCTTTTTTCCATGTGATTACCCATGCGTTTTTTAAAGCGTTACTATTTCTTTGTGCGGGATCTGTAATCCATGCCTTGCACCACGAGCAGGATATGAGACATATGGGCGGATTGCGTAAAAAACTGCCTGTTACTTTTGCCACCATGTTAATCGGTACCCTTGCTATCTCAGGTATTCCTCCATTGTCGGGCTTCTTCTCTAAAGATGAAATTCTTGCACATGTTTATGAGCACAATCAGATCATGTGGGCGGTGGCCGTATTTACAGCATTTTTAACAGCTTTCTATATGTTCAGGATGTTGTTCCTTACTTTTTACGGTACTTATCGTGGAACACACCATGCAGAGGAAAAGATTCATGAATCGCCTAAAACATTGACAATTCCTTTAATTGTACTTGCTGTACTGTCAACTATCGGCGGTTTGATGGGGGTTCCTGAAGTATTAGGCGGAAATCACTGGTTATCACATTGGTTGTCGCCAGTTATTCATCATCATGCTGAAGCTGGTGATCATGCTACAGAATACATGCTGATGGCGGTTTCTGTAATTGGCGTGTTAATCTCCATAACATTTGCTTATGTAAAATACGGTAAGAACGGACATGTGCCGGTGGCAGATGAAGGGAAGCGTCCTGCATTGGCGAGCTGGTCTTATCATAAGTTTTATATTGATGAACTGTATGACTTCATCATCAGAAAACCCCTGGATGCATTTTCAACTTTCTTCTATAAAATTGTAGACCGCAAGATTATAGATGGCATTGTGAATGGTTTTGGGTGGAGTGCAACAGAAGCAAGTAAAGGATTGCGACTGGTACAGTCAGGAAATGTAGGTTTTTATATTTTCATGATGGTTGTGGGTATTGTCTCCTTGTTATTGTATACTTATTTATCTCTATAA